The nucleotide sequence ATTAATTGGTTTTGCAAGTGATGATCATCTTCTAGAATCGTAATATCAGATAATTCTTTGGAGGATGTTCACATGTATTAAGATCTCACAGCTCTAAAAGAAAGCCTATGCAAATCGTTTTGCAAAAAGGACGATCGCCTTCAAATCGCCAATTGCATCTTTTCCTCGGGTAAGTACTTCTAATGTCCATGGTATCATCATATATTTAATCTTCAAAATCATGAACAAGTAATATCATAAAATTAGAAAATTCttataatgataaaataaaaaaaatacaaacaaaATAAATGACAAATGAGAATCGAAGAACATATATttataagataaaaaatatttctttgggagatttttctcaaaaaaaatttctcaaaaaGCGTCTTTTAGTGTTTTTTCAAATGATGTCTCTTAATTTGAATAATACCAAAAATACTCCTTACCAACTCCAATGATACTTTTTTCGTCAAACTTTTCACTAGTTTTGAATCATTACAATGTTTTTATGTGATTCATTTATAGTAATTTTTAAtagtatttatagtatttttactgAGGTGTTGCAAACACTGTATTATGCTTTTAGATTTGTTGTTAGTTTGGTTAAAACTAAAAGTCCATTTGGGTCATTTATGATATTATCAAGTAGGTTTTATATGGTTTTTATTGCGATAACCAAAACACTATAATAAACCAATGTTTCATCCCTATTTGGGTGATGTTATtcataaactattataaatatctatttgaatCATATTATGATGTATCAAATAGTTTGTagtatgttttgatttcatttgTCTCGCTTATAGTGTTTTCTAATGGctttatagtgtttttactatgggcgttgaaaatactataaaaacTACTGAAAAATACTATTGGTTGTTATTGCTCATACACCATTATGGTATCATATTTTAGGTTTCAAGTTTATTTGGTTGAGGTTACGTAACCATTTATatcattatagtatttttaagtaggttttatagtgtttttgttgtGATAACTTAAACACTATAATGGACGAGAAAAATACTATTGAAATTGACTAGGGGTATTTTGAACATTATACAAAATGAGAtcatcattaaaaataaaaaaataaaaaaaggagatatttttggaaaaaataaaaaatatatatatatttttcaaacaaATCATCCTCTTTCTTTCTCATTATCCTTCTTAGTGATAGATAATCCTAGTATAGAGTACTGAGTTTGGTCTTACAACGTTTCTATAAGAACGTCTACATCCTACTAATCACTTAATCATACAAATGCATTAACTTCCCTTTGGAAATTTTAGTAGGAACAACCtctcatttcattccaaaacattttttTCCTTGATATAAAGACTTTGCGGTTCTCATTAGATTTTTTGGTTCCTTTAAATTCACGTTATTTTCAGTTAACATAAGtccgtaaaataataataatatgttctTTTATAATTCCAATGCTATCGATATCCCAAATCCAACCTAAACTTatcctataaaaaataaatttatttttgaaaaccTTATAACTATCCATCCATCTTCAAAAAACCCACCCAAAAGGGTGATTTTTCTATAGAAGATCCACGTATTTTCAAACAacattctctttttttatttttatttttccaaaatAACCCTAATCAACTCTTTCTGTCAGTTTTTTTACACATTTTGAATTATTACAGTGTTTTCATTTAACATTTATAGCGTTTttattaaaatactaaaaatattattagtGACATTATATTATGTCCTTTTGATTGTTATTAATTGTAGACTCTTACAATTTCATACTATTTGGATGATGTTGTtcctaaattattataaatccaCATTTAAAAACTAATATGATATAATGATTTATAATGCATTTGTTTCCAACAAGGTTTTATAAATTCAATTTTGAAAACCTAGTAATCATCCATCTTCAAATAGCCTACCAAAATTGGTGATTTTTCTATAAAAGATCCTCCTATTTTCAAACAACATTCTCTTTTAGGATTTTTCCAAAATATCCCTAATCAACTCTTTCTGTCAGTTTTTTTATACATTTTGAATTATTACAGTGtttttatttgactcatttatagtatttttaataacatttatggtatttttattaaaattctaaaaatattataaattattattaatgaCATTATATTATGTCTCTTTGATTGTTATTATTTGTAGACTCTTAGAATATTTGGGTGATGCTAttcctaaactattataaatatatatatatatatatatatatatatatatatatatatatataagtttaggAATAGCATCACCCAAATATTGTAAGAGtctacaaataatatatatatataaactaatatGATATAATGGTTTATACTGTATTTTGATTCCATTTGGCTCATGTATAGTGTTTTCAAGTAGGTTTCGTAAATTCAGTTTTGGAAACCTAGTAATCATCCATCTTCAAATAGCCCACCAAAAAGGGTTATTTTTCTATATAAAAGATCCTCAGTTaggtttttttttcaaataacgttcccttttggtttttttttttaaatactcaTCACCAACTTTTTTTtgtcagtttttttttttcacccaTTTTGAATTATTACAATGTTTTCATTTGACTCATTTGCAgtctttttttataatatttataatatttttttattaaaatataaaactattataaaactatttaaaaaatactataagtaaTATCATATTATGCCCCTTTGATTGTTATTATTCGTAAActattacaatatcatatttttagacaTATAGTTAGTTAGATTGATGTTAGGAGTCCATTTAGATTATTTAAATTGTCTCAAAATAGATTTTGtgatatttttattatggtgGCCAAAACACTATAGCAAGCTAATTTTTTATACCTATTTGGGTTATGTTGTTCTTATACTATTATAAATGCATATTTGAAaactaatataatataaaaatgatttttaatgtgtttttttatttcatttggctCATATATAATGTTTTCAAATAAGTcttataatgtttttattatagcaatcaaaataatataataaatttaaaaaaagtgTAATCGCCCAAAATATTATAACTGATAGAAaagttataattaattttttaaagagataatttaagtatttttttgaattatggatactgtttggaaaaaaaattaaaaggggAGTTTGGGAAAACAAAAAATCTTTTGCAAGAAATCGCCCCACCCAAAATTCAAATATaattttcttgaaatttcctTTTGTGGGCCCACTACAATCCGCGTATATAAGCAATGTcaatctctccctctctctctctctctctcgctcgctctcgtTAGAAACTAAACCCCTTGTTGAAACACTTTCTCCGTTTTCTCTCTCTTCAATGGCAAAGCTCTCACCTTTCCCTGCCTTTATATCACGTAGAGAACTCTTTGTTGTTCTcccatgcttctttttctttctgtccTCCTCGTTGGCAGCCTCTGGTGGCGGCTCCATCCGGGACCTTCTTCGGAACTACGGCCTCCCGGGCGGGCTCCTTCCCAACTCTGTAGAGTCCTTCGCCCACGACCCTTCCTCCGGCCTCCTTGAGGTCCGCCTCGATTACCCCTGTTACGCCCGGTACGGCGATGGACTCGCTTACTTCGAGAGCGAGGTGCGGGGCAACCTCAGCTACGGCGCTCTCTCCGGGGTGGTCGGATGGTCGGAGGAGGAGCTCTTCCTATGGCTGCCCGTCAAGGGGATCGTCGTCACCGACCCGACCTCGGGCGTCATCCTCGTCGACATCGGCGTCGCCCACAAGCGGCTCCCTGTCTCGGTCTTCGAGGAGCCGCCGGAGTGCCGGCCCCCAGGGGAAGAAGTGGCGGCCAGAATCGGTTAGTTATGTAACTTAAAAGAAAAGAACGATCTTTGCGGGCGTTTCACATCTTTATGGCGTTATATGGAAGCTTCAAATTCTGTTTCCGTTTCGAAAACGAATGATTGGTCATTTGCAGAGGCACATTTATTTTCGCAGGCTGAAAGTTGAGATTCTTGAGCTTCTTTAATTTTATCTCAATTCTTATTCTTTTTTCCTTCTGCAATTGTCCTTTTCTTATTCTATTTGCACGTTTTCTTTCCTTCAATTCTAAAATGACAATGATttctttgttgttttttttttctctttactttCTTCTGCTCACAATATCTGCTAATAATTTTGGTGCCGCCCGTCTCGCGTTTCACGTTGGTCCTGCTTTGCGTTTATTGCgcgccaaccccccccccccccgtgctTGCGTTGGTTGTGCAGTCCTTTTCTGGAGTTTTGTTCCTTTCCTGCGCTTGTGGTTTCGGTGAATGATCTTTCGGCACTCGCTTAGCTAATGGAGTAAGTTTTCTGGCTTGGTTGCAGGGCTGTTTGGCAGAAGAAAATGGTTTCCGCAACCGAGATAATATTTACGACTGGACAAAAAGACACACTTCCCTGTATTCGATAGtcatccctccctctctctcttcttaACCTCGATGAACCCTAAAATATTTGTGCTTGAAATGGAGTGTGGTCACTGTTCTCGAAACCACCACCTAATCGTCTCTTCATCTCTGTAACCCATCCATCGAAGGCTTGATAACAACGGTGAGCAGTGCCAGCTTGGCAACCTTGGTAGCTGATGACAACGTATCGGCTGTCATTCTTCTTTGTCATGTTGCATGTTATCTGTGCTGCTTCGCTCCAACTCGTGTGATGTGACGTAAACATTGGATCTACGAAATACTAAACTTATAGCGACTTTTATTTTGCGGTCGTTGAACCAAAAATTTTGTACATCTCTGTGAAGAACCATATTTGGCGTCATAAAAGCCGTTTCAACATATATCTAATCATATTCAAACTCAATTCAAACCTATAATTCTCGTCGCTATATCAGACTGTCAATTTTTGAGTCGAAATATGACATTTTCTTTTTTAACTGTGAAAATGATTTTTTACAGTTCATTTTCATTGTTTTGATATGTTAATAAAAAAGACGGTTTGAGTAATAATTACAAGCGTAGATTCTAAATCTGAGAAGAGTAGAGGTGGAGTAGCCAATTGGTGACTGGGTAGTGGGAAAGGAAGATGGGATGGGATGATCTCCCCCACGATGTACAGTACCGGTGCACATCGCGCAGGCAGACCTGCGTCGGCTGATATCAGACTTCTACATACGGACCCCCGCCGCCAGATGGTGGAGGCGCCTGGATTATTTCAGCGGCTACGTTCCAGAAGGGGACCGGGCCCCACCCGCCCACCATCGTGTGCTCGAGTTCGCCGTGCGGCGTCGCGCTAAGGAGCCGTGGCCGCCATCCGCTTCCCCTACTCCATGTACCGAATCGTGGAAGACCCGAGTGTACGTAGCATCCCGGTAAAAGTCGCAACAGCCAGCTGAAGGCTTTTCTAGCTTCCTCGCCAGTGTTTACCACCATCTCTAGATCTTAGATGTGTTGTCGGTGCTCTTTGTCGAATGCCATCCCAGCATGTTCAATTGATCACGATCAGTTTTCAACCACATCTTGAAAGAAGCGTCCTGATTGGAGGATTTCCAAATTACCAGTGGCGGCCACAATAACACGCGCTGGAACCATTATGCATGGATTCTCTTCCTGGAGATTATAATAGATGGGCTGAAGGTCTCTCGTAAGATTAGTCTTTGTTAATTATGGATTCCCTTTTCAATTAAAGGCTTTAAAAATATTCTTTGTTCTGTCTCCCTTAAAAGTTTTCTTTCCTAACCATTCGTGATTAGCTTGAAGATGTGCGCACTTGCATTTGTTTGCCTTTCTGTAGTCAATTTTGATGGAGTTTTTTACCCGTAAAAGGAAAAACAAATTAATTGGCGTTCGCACCTATCAAAAATAGTTTCTGTTCTTTGAGAGATACGTCTTTGGAATTCAGATCAGTGGTATATCGTAGTTGTTTCGCATTGCCCTCAAGTAAATCTCCGGAAGCACTCACTCACCAGAGATTTTGGTGGACGAGTGCATTCTAAAAGATGTGTGAGACTCCATGTCACAAGAAGGGGATCCATTATGCTCCAGGCATGgaaaaataaaataccaagaaatttAATGGGGAGACCAGAATTAATCTGCGGCGGCTCGTAAGCAGAGGATGAATGGAACGCTCATACAAGTAAGGAAGATAAACCATTCTCCCTGCCACATGAAATGGTAGATAGACAGCATCATTGGCGGCCCTGCATGGCTTGCTCCCGGATGGACGCCAGTATGGAGTTGCGGAAGGCTCAGAAAAGCTGTGCATCTGTCGGCAACACGTTTTTGTCATCTTTCTTGCTCAGGACCACCGAGGAGCTGGTGCTACTCCCACCATAAGACGAGCGATTTCATCCATCATATCCGCTTGGGACCCAAGCTGTTGTGAAGACTGAATTGTGGCCCTTCCATGTGAGCACCAACGTGTCCTCCTCCCTCTTCAGCCCCCATGCACTCGCATGTTCATCGACAAGAAGCTTCACCTCGCTCACTGTCTCCTCGTCGAAGGGATAGCTTTCGAACCCCGCCCTTGTCATCCGTTGACTAAACCTGGCACCCGATTCCAACCTCTCCATCCGTTCCTCCCCCTCGAACCCGATGATGTTCTCGATCTTCTGCCCGATGTCCGCCTCGTACGCCAACCTCTGAGGGCTGTCCTTGGGCAAGAAAGTCTCCAGCGCATCAAATGGTATCCATAGGTAGTTGAAGCATGACATGATCCTGGAGGTCAGCCTTGCGGAATCCAAGTCTGCGTCCTCGTCGGTCACAGTAACAAGGCAAGGGTTAAGCCTATGAATTAATTCCATGAATGCATCCCTCGAGGATAGGTCGTCAGTAGCTCTCCCTGACCCCTCCGGCAGATACCGTAACCAGCTCTGGCAGTTGACGACGAGGGCCTCTCCCTCCCTTAAGCCTAGCGAGGAAGGATCCAACAGACATGACGCGAACTCTTGGAGGAAGTTTGAGTGTCCGTTGAGAGCATCACTGGAGCAGCTCCAAGTGGCCTTGACGACATGGAACTCGAGTGGCACATCCCTAGACTTGGCAAAGTTTGCCAACTTCAGCCCGATCTCCTCCGTGGAAACATTCAGATGAGGTGGAACCGGCGGCCGAGCGGAGGGCATGGTGATTCGGAGCAATGGTGGCCCTTCGGGCCTTCCAGAAAGCGCGTCGATGAGGGTAGGCCATTGCATGCAGTAGTATATGCTGAAGTCGAGCACATGGACCTTCCGCCTCCCCTGCACCATCTTGAGGATGGCGCCATTAGCTGCCGTGAATCCGAAGCGGTGCCATGGAGTGAGGTCAACGTAGCCAACGAGCTCGGTTGCGGTCATCGGCCGGGCCCTGGTGAGCCCGGTCGTGGCGGAAGGGATGGCGGTTGGGCAGAATTGGGAGGCGCGGGTGACGAGCGCCCTAAGGAACCAGGAGGTGAGCCTCTGGTTGGGGTCGCCATGCGAGGAGGCGATGTTGTTCAGAACCCACATGACCTGCTGAACCAGGGTGGCGTCGTTGGCCTCGACAGCGGTGGCGCAGTGGAGGAGGAGCTTCTCGATGCCTGCACCATCCAGGCTTCCGAGGCACCCCTTGAGAGCGCCGGAGAGTGACCCATGGTGGGTGTCAAAGGGGTTAGGATCAGGCACGGAGACATGGCCCGGAGTGCTGCCCCTGAGCTCAGCCCTCATGTCTCTGTGGCGAAGGGCGAGAACATGGAAGCTGGGGTATGCTAGCTAGGGTTTCCCCATTTCACTCACGTGCATGGAAGTGGTTTCTGTGGTGATGAGCAGGCCACATGGCGGATGGTAATAGGGTGGGTGACGATTATAGAGGGTAGGGTTGTATCCTCGAGGGGCTTATGGGAGGGAGGCTCAGAGGGGATGATGTGTGTTGCAATTCTCAAGGAGATATGGATTGTAATCGATTCCGGAAAGGTTGCTGAGAGTGAGATGAGGAGGGGTTGGGGATGGGTCGTGTTTGGTGTCTTCCATAGCTTTAGgactatatatatgaatatataataGAACGGATTGGAAGTGTTCGTGGACAGGACAATGGAATAAGATTTAATGAGATCGAGATGGGGATAAGGCctattatcaattttatatatCTATAGGAATCCAATGGTTTGGCTGAACCGAGAAAGAATACCAATCGTCTTACTTATCGACAACTCAGACGTAGATACCTTCTAACATATAAACATATTTACCACAAAGAGTGCTTTCAAGAGAAGTAGTATCTTTACCTGTAAAAATTGATATTGATCAATACggtagaattttatttatttatttttataaattattttatatttatttatatagttatactttttatatatttaaatattttataaaattatatttatttaaataaaaaatatatttattaaaaatgttaaaaataataaatttatcaaataatattcaacaaatatttaaaatataattttaccaaataacACATGCTTCGATGCACATTCAAAATAGTTTATCAAATTTTTACTCAAATTAAAGCATCCACAATTATATTCACTTCAATTTTTTCTTcaattatatatcaaaatataaatatagttTTTATTCATTCAAACACAGTTTTAATCTTACACTCACGCATCACTTGCACACAATGCAGTAATTCTGATACATTCCTGAAGCCTCCAAAGCACTACTGATGCTGAGTAAAAAATTGCCACAGAAACAACCTTATAGCCGGCCACAATTTTGTCCGGTGCTACATCAAGACAAAGACAGCATTTAGATTGCTGATTTGTTACATCAGCTCCTTTGGGCATTCAAATTGAAATATCATATCCCCTTTCCCCTTCTAATAAACTTCATGACAACAACATAAAATAGATCTCTAGTCATGTTAGTCCACTGCAAAGGACAACTCAACTCCAAAGGACAAATCAGCTCCTTTGCGTTAAAGCTAAAATATATAGAGAGGACAAATATACTCCTTTGTTTTAAAGCTAAATTATATAGATGGTAAATAAATAAGTAATTTGATTTTCATTGGCGGGTTAGGAATATTTTTAGTTTTAACAATCCAGATacttcaaaattattattttaaatacatCTCTTTAGTCTCATGTTCACGTTTGTTTGTTGAAAAATCATTTAATATATAATTCGTAAAAGAATTATATGATTCTatctaattaagtaaaatattatgaatatgattaaattttaattatggttatcggtaaataaaaataaaatctaattatgataAGATTCCTTAGAAGATGATTTTGATACGAGAGACTCTCATAATTACTTTTCTTAAATCTtctgctctcgtctataaataaaTATGATCTTCTAGAGTCTACAACATAATGTGTATACGAATATGCGAGTATACAGATAtaagagattatagatcttcttttatttttctttagtcACGTAAACTAATCAAtaagagattatagatcttctcttaattttttttctccctAAATTCATCACTTATAATAATCCTACAAAagatagaaagagaagaaaaatacgAGCTTAATTCTTTTTGTAGATCGGTGTTACTAAAACTTTCGGATCTGACGATAATATGTTTACATATCAATTAAAGGTTTTCTAAATAGTATTTAAAATGTATGAATCATAATATTTAGGTCTATTATTATTTAGTTTtagatttttgattaaaaaaaagtcTTGTATCGtataaaaataatgatttttatACTCACATAAATATATGATGAACTAGTTAGAATGGAAGGTGAAGTTAGGTTTGGATGGAAAGAAAAGTGATGTCAACCATGAAAGATAATTGAGAAAAGGGAAGTTTAAATAGATTTTATAGACAAATCAGTAGCTATCCTTAATAAATATAAGCATGCCGTTTGCATGCTACCATCTGGCGATTTTAATGTATCGCGAGAAGCATATGTAAAAATACTCAATGGGCAATCAGGCCTTGTGAATATCAATACTCAACGTACTACCAAACATGAGCGAGTCATATACTTTGAATGCCTTAGTTAACTCTGTCGATAAATTTTTTTAACAATATATTtataaatcatataaaaaaatcat is from Musa acuminata AAA Group cultivar baxijiao chromosome BXJ1-6, Cavendish_Baxijiao_AAA, whole genome shotgun sequence and encodes:
- the LOC135677791 gene encoding scarecrow-like protein 32; translated protein: MRAELRGSTPGHVSVPDPNPFDTHHGSLSGALKGCLGSLDGAGIEKLLLHCATAVEANDATLVQQVMWVLNNIASSHGDPNQRLTSWFLRALVTRASQFCPTAIPSATTGLTRARPMTATELVGYVDLTPWHRFGFTAANGAILKMVQGRRKVHVLDFSIYYCMQWPTLIDALSGRPEGPPLLRITMPSARPPVPPHLNVSTEEIGLKLANFAKSRDVPLEFHVVKATWSCSSDALNGHSNFLQEFASCLLDPSSLGLREGEALVVNCQSWLRYLPEGSGRATDDLSSRDAFMELIHRLNPCLVTVTDEDADLDSARLTSRIMSCFNYLWIPFDALETFLPKDSPQRLAYEADIGQKIENIIGFEGEERMERLESGARFSQRMTRAGFESYPFDEETVSEVKLLVDEHASAWGLKREEDTLVLTWKGHNSVFTTAWVPSGYDG
- the LOC103988954 gene encoding uncharacterized protein LOC103988954, giving the protein MAKLSPFPAFISRRELFVVLPCFFFFLSSSLAASGGGSIRDLLRNYGLPGGLLPNSVESFAHDPSSGLLEVRLDYPCYARYGDGLAYFESEVRGNLSYGALSGVVGWSEEELFLWLPVKGIVVTDPTSGVILVDIGVAHKRLPVSVFEEPPECRPPGEEVAARIGLFGRRKWFPQPR